A genomic region of Micromonospora sp. NBC_01796 contains the following coding sequences:
- a CDS encoding asparaginase — MSDPNIPSEPTVGSEPIVGPGTTVHSTAEPVSRPRPAPWRLGAVLTPLLSATLGAALVLGLTTQVDSAEAGAPPAGAVTGVQAPTGIVSVAYTEALATAKTRKPKVTVIGTGGTISGVATSRSSFTDYRSGQIAISSMVGQLQPEIGQVADVSTVQFGNKGSGGYTMAEFHALTLAVQNALKSADAVVVTSGTDTMEEFAYWLDLTVQSRKPVVITGAMRPWAAVTPDGPQVIGADGPANLYNSIVLAASQTTYCYGTVLLLGDEFHAARDVTKTNSSRMDTFQSREFGVLGWVDGPNIKVGRAPARVDDCDRTRDWLTPFDLSRIQPTALPRVEVVYSYQQAGGEAISGFAAAGVKGIVTAGTGAGGLSSAQSSARTAAAAQGVVFVSTTRTGSGSVYGSSTTAPIIAGDDLLPQKARLLLLLSLAFAPTNVDRVRDWVTTLGNPEWDTAPNGKPKD; from the coding sequence ATGTCCGACCCGAACATCCCGTCCGAACCGACCGTCGGCTCCGAGCCGATCGTCGGCCCCGGAACGACCGTGCACAGCACCGCCGAACCGGTGTCCCGGCCGCGACCGGCGCCGTGGCGGCTCGGTGCCGTACTCACGCCACTGCTCAGCGCGACCCTGGGCGCCGCCCTCGTCCTCGGCCTGACCACCCAGGTCGACTCCGCCGAGGCGGGAGCACCCCCGGCCGGCGCGGTGACCGGGGTGCAGGCGCCCACCGGGATCGTCAGCGTCGCCTACACCGAGGCGCTCGCCACGGCGAAGACCCGCAAGCCGAAGGTGACCGTGATCGGCACCGGGGGCACCATCTCCGGCGTCGCCACCTCGCGGAGCAGCTTCACCGACTACCGGTCGGGCCAGATCGCGATCTCCAGCATGGTCGGCCAACTCCAACCGGAGATCGGTCAGGTCGCCGACGTCAGCACGGTGCAGTTCGGCAACAAGGGCTCCGGCGGTTACACCATGGCCGAGTTCCACGCGCTCACCCTCGCCGTGCAGAACGCGCTCAAGTCGGCCGACGCGGTGGTGGTCACCAGTGGCACCGACACGATGGAGGAGTTCGCGTACTGGCTCGACCTGACCGTGCAGAGCCGCAAACCGGTGGTTATCACGGGTGCGATGCGGCCGTGGGCGGCGGTCACCCCGGACGGGCCGCAGGTGATCGGCGCGGACGGTCCCGCGAACCTCTACAACTCGATCGTCCTGGCGGCCAGCCAGACCACGTACTGCTACGGCACCGTGCTGCTGCTCGGGGACGAGTTCCACGCCGCCCGGGACGTGACCAAGACCAACTCCAGCCGGATGGACACCTTCCAGAGCCGGGAGTTCGGCGTACTGGGCTGGGTCGACGGGCCGAACATCAAGGTCGGGCGGGCACCGGCGCGGGTCGACGACTGCGACCGTACCCGGGATTGGCTGACCCCGTTCGACCTGTCCCGGATCCAGCCGACCGCGCTGCCCCGGGTCGAGGTCGTCTACAGCTACCAGCAGGCCGGCGGTGAGGCGATCAGCGGGTTCGCCGCCGCCGGGGTCAAGGGCATCGTCACCGCCGGCACCGGCGCCGGTGGGCTGTCGTCCGCGCAGAGCAGCGCCCGGACGGCCGCCGCCGCGCAGGGAGTGGTCTTTGTGAGTACGACGCGGACCGGCTCCGGTTCCGTCTACGGCAGCAGCACCACCGCGCCGATCATCGCCGGCGACGACCTGCTGCCCCAGAAGGCGCGGCTGCTCCTCCTGCTCAGCCTCGCCTTCGCCCCCACCAACGTGGACCGGGTACGGGACTGGGTGACCACGCTCGGCAACCCGGAGTGGGACACCGCACCGAACGGCAAGCCGAAGGACTAG
- a CDS encoding ABC transporter ATP-binding protein, translating into MTRPDDSGAELTGRDVDSGADLVAREVDWGVRGVRILHEVALRAVPGSTVGLLGPNGSGKSSLLRLLAGLGRPDAGGVLLDGEPLVDLPRRRLARRIAVVHQQVSPDVDMSTLDVLLLGRIPHRPRLAATSATDLDLARRALADAGLAGFERRRWSGLSGGERQRVDIARALLQEPDLLLLDEPTNHLDVRHQLELLHFLAASPMTVVVTLHDVDLAAQYCDRIVLLHDGRVAAAGTPAEVFTPERLLAVYRADAEVSIGSDGRPRVRFRRPRTPAAGPEAGD; encoded by the coding sequence GTGACGCGCCCCGACGACAGCGGTGCCGAGCTGACCGGGCGGGACGTCGACAGTGGTGCCGACCTGGTCGCCCGGGAGGTCGACTGGGGTGTGCGTGGGGTGCGGATCTTGCACGAGGTGGCGCTGCGGGCCGTACCCGGCAGCACGGTCGGGCTGCTCGGCCCGAACGGGTCCGGCAAGTCGAGCCTGCTCCGGCTGCTCGCCGGGCTGGGTCGGCCCGACGCCGGAGGGGTGCTGCTCGACGGGGAGCCGCTGGTCGACCTGCCGCGCCGCCGGCTCGCCCGCCGGATCGCCGTGGTGCACCAGCAGGTCAGCCCGGACGTGGACATGTCGACGTTGGACGTACTCCTGCTCGGCCGGATCCCGCACCGGCCCCGGCTGGCGGCGACCAGCGCGACCGACCTCGACCTGGCCCGCCGGGCCCTGGCCGACGCGGGCCTGGCCGGGTTCGAACGGCGTCGGTGGTCCGGGCTCTCCGGCGGCGAACGGCAGCGGGTCGACATCGCCCGCGCCCTGCTCCAGGAGCCGGACCTGCTGCTGCTCGACGAACCGACCAACCACCTGGACGTACGGCACCAGCTCGAACTGTTGCACTTCCTCGCCGCGTCACCGATGACGGTGGTGGTCACCCTGCACGACGTCGACCTGGCCGCCCAGTACTGCGACCGGATCGTCCTGCTGCACGACGGACGGGTGGCCGCCGCCGGCACCCCGGCGGAGGTGTTCACACCGGAGCGCCTGCTGGCGGTCTACCGGGCGGACGCCGAGGTGAGCATCGGATCCGACGGCCGGCCGAGGGTACGTTTCCGTCGCCCCCGTACGCCGGCCGCCGGTCCCGAAGCCGGTGACTAG